From Pseudomonadota bacterium, a single genomic window includes:
- a CDS encoding carboxymuconolactone decarboxylase family protein, protein MKSVEEFAAEREALNEVVMKYAGLSIKRFYGLDARVYKDGALPRKTKELLGLVASLVLRCDDCVKYHAIGCKETGVTDEELDEALAIGLVIGGSIAIPHLRRALQAWDELKP, encoded by the coding sequence ATGAAATCGGTTGAGGAGTTCGCGGCCGAGCGCGAGGCGCTGAACGAGGTCGTCATGAAGTACGCCGGCCTCTCGATCAAGCGCTTCTACGGGCTCGACGCCCGCGTGTACAAGGACGGCGCGCTGCCGCGGAAGACCAAGGAGCTGCTCGGGCTCGTGGCGTCGCTCGTGCTCAGGTGCGACGACTGCGTGAAGTACCACGCGATCGGGTGCAAGGAGACGGGCGTGACCGACGAGGAGCTCGACGAGGCGCTCGCGATAGGGCTCGTGATCGGCGGATCGATCGCGATCCCCCACCTGCGCCGGGCGCTCCAGGCCTGGGACGAATTGAAACCGTAG